In the Afipia sp. GAS231 genome, CGCGGACACGTCGTAAATCTTCTCGGACATCGTTCCCTCCACTCATCGCGGCGCCGTACCAAATCTGGCGGCCGCAAACCCGATTTCATTGCCACGATTATGCGTCGCGGGGCGATCCCCGGACAAGGCGGAAACGTCTGCGACCTTGGTCGGTTGGGCGGCCCGCTGACCCCACCCCAAGTCAAAACGGCGATCATTTTCGCGGTTTGGAGGAGGTTGAAATCAACGTTATCGCGCGAATGGCTCCCATGACCGGTATCCAGTAACCGCAAATAACGGAATCGGGACTCGCAATGGCCATCCTTACCCCTTAAATGGCTTTCCCGGGGCCGGACGGCTCCCCCGGAACCAAGCCCATCAAGAGGCATTACCGGAAGAACCAGCGGAGCAAGGCAACGACGACGATGATGGATCAGCAGAATTTCGAGGCTACGCGGCCCGTTTCCGCCGATCCTGCCGTTGCTTTGGCAGAAGCGCTCGGGCAATTGCCCAAAACAACCCCCTCCTTGAAGGCGCCGGCGAGAATTCCGGCGCCGAAGGCCAAGATCGAAACCCGCGCGACGGTGGAGTCACTGGCGCAGGGCCACGGGCTGAAGCTCGGCGATCAGAACGGGCTGACCATCCGCCGCATCAAGCGCGGAAAGGGATATTCATTCATTCGCGCCAATGGCACGCCGATCCGACATGCCGGCACCATCAAGCGCCTGCACTCGATGGCGGTTCCGCCGGCCTATCGCGAAGTCCGCTATTCGGCGGATCCGGCGTCGCATCTGCAAGCCGTCGGCCTCGATGCTGCGGGCCGGTTGCAGTACCGCTATCACGCCGATTGGGAAAAGGTCCGCGAGCACCGCAAGGCGCATCGCCTGGCGCGGCTGGTCGCAGCACTGCCGAAGATCCGCCGCAACGTCTCGATGCACCTGTCGGGCAATGAGCCGACGCGTGAATTCGCGCTCTCGGCCGTGATCGAACTGATCGCGCGCACCGCGATCCGGCCTGGCAACGAGTCCTATGCCCGTCTCAACGGCACCCGCGGCGCCACCACGCTATTGAAGTCCAATGTCACCCTGGAAGACGACA is a window encoding:
- a CDS encoding DNA topoisomerase IB, with the translated sequence MMDQQNFEATRPVSADPAVALAEALGQLPKTTPSLKAPARIPAPKAKIETRATVESLAQGHGLKLGDQNGLTIRRIKRGKGYSFIRANGTPIRHAGTIKRLHSMAVPPAYREVRYSADPASHLQAVGLDAAGRLQYRYHADWEKVREHRKAHRLARLVAALPKIRRNVSMHLSGNEPTREFALSAVIELIARTAIRPGNESYARLNGTRGATTLLKSNVTLEDDSLVLTFKAKGGKATRKECDAAKLVRAIGILRTVPGKRMFQYRDKSGTVRAVSTTSVNAFLREIAGIKISLKDFRTLMASAVVLESLSRISPAASERGRRKQVLDAVRAAADELSNTPAICRKSYVHDTIVTAFEDGILERFAATMKGYRTQAKREALLAQVVTAAAA